In Centropristis striata isolate RG_2023a ecotype Rhode Island chromosome 1, C.striata_1.0, whole genome shotgun sequence, one DNA window encodes the following:
- the samd1b gene encoding sterile alpha motif domain-containing protein 1 isoform X2, whose translation MSEPNKYREWILETIDSLRSRKARPDLERICRMVRRRHGSDPDRTRTELEKLIQEQTVLKVSYKGSISYRNAAKVQRKSRKKSEFTAAGSSSAEAVRERTKHDHLNNNGDSAHSFTDQEEGEEDSEPSPDPNTQTPASCADKKLKPASSSPSSGNGCLSCGATTGCAVGSGCKEEKASALRDKGLGQQGAGDCPSPGLSHKTNAHDGGDASRLTPSKADAVLGEKELSGDDTHNKTCSGSVNNLPQQQRLKPASQPLKPKLRVGAGGTKTAGNHANSDLGDRLVASVRSLSERSIRGGSSAATRGHMKPLGLKEILGYLSSQERLSEEKLTRGKVKVVMEREVARGRLRRTRCGNITLPLRRMVVEEPTAERLIKSALQDKHTVKKPPSPSLQEHEPMEAASEEEDREEEEEEVEEEDPRSSDEEGGLSPVAMTTDPELIEKTTEEAEIQAALKQESLHQQQHSAKEMCGLDSLTRTPRPPVQGASLSQCNNTHSEEKAAVPDRQHMEAKNQMQHDRINHTPSAFNSSESKTEVGVSSCLLTPTASPRDSGMCEERGMNGGVSSGGFMKSEGASGSPVDWTVSDVVSYFTAAGFPEQATAFRTQEIDGKSLLLMQRNDVLTGLSIRLGPALKIYERHVKVLQKTHFEDDDC comes from the exons ATGTCCGAGCCCAATAAGTACCGGGAGTGGATCCTGGAAACAATCGACTCCCTCCGCTCGAGGAAAGCCCGTCCGGATCTGGAGAGGATTTGTCGAATGGTCCGAAGACGACACGGGTCAGACCCGGACCGAACCAGGACAGAACTGGAAAAACTGATTCAAGAGCAGACGGTGCTCAAAGTTAGCTACAAGGGCTCAATATCATACAGAAACGCGGCGAAGGTGCAGAGGAAAAGCAGAAAGAAGAGTGAGTTTACGGCCGCTGGCAGCAGCAGCGCGGAGGCAGTGAGGGAGCGGACCAAACACGACCATCTGAACAACAACGGCGACAGTGCGCACAGCTTCACCGaccaggaggagggagaggaggactCGGAGCCCAGCCCAGATCCCAACACTCAAACACCAGCCAGCTGCGCCGACAAGAAGCTCAAGCCTGCTTCCTCCAGCCCAAGTAGCGGAAACGGGTGCCTCAGTTGTGGCGCAACAACGGGCTGCGCTGTCGGGAGCGGCTGCAAAGAGGAGAAAGCAAGTGCACTGAGAGACAAGGGATTAGGACAGCAGGGAGCGGGGGACTGCCCGTCGCCCGGTCTCAGTCACAAAACAAACGCACACGACGGCGGCGATGCCAGCAGGTTAACACCGAGCAAAGCTGATGCAGTTCTTGGGGAGAAAGAGCTGTCCGGAGATGACACCCACAACAAAACTTGCTCCGGGAGCGTTAACAACCTCCCGCAACAACAGAGACTGAAGCCAGCTTCTCAGCCCCTCAAGCCCAAACTTCGAGTCGGAGCAGGGGGCACCAAAACAGCGGGGAACCACGCCAACTCCGACCTGGGCGACAGATTGGTGGCTTCTGTTCGCAGCCTGTCCGAGCGCAGCATCCGAGGGGGGTCCTCCGCCGCGACCAGAGGCCACATGAAGCCGCTCGGACTGAAGGAGATTTTGGGCTATCTGAGCAGCCAGGAGCGGCTGTCGGAGGAGAAGCTGACCCGAGGCAAAGTCAAAGTGGTGATGGAGAGAGAGGTGGCGAGGGGCAGGCTGCGCAGGACCCGCTGCGGGAACATTACTCTTCCTCTGAGGAGGATGGTGGTGGAGGAGCCGACGGCTGAGAGACTTATAAAGAGCGCACTGCAGGACAAGCACACCGTGAAGAAG CCGCCGTCCCCCTCTCTCCAGGAGCATGAGCCGATGGAAGCAGCCAGTGAAGAAGAGGAtcgggaggaggaagaggaggaggtggaggaggaggatccCCGGAGTTCTGATGAGGAGGGAGGACTATCCCCAGTAGCCATGACAACCGACCCAGAGCTCATTgagaaaaccacagaagaagctGAGATCCAGGCAGCATTGAAGCAGGAGAgcctccaccagcagcagcacagtgctaaag AGATGTGCGGTCTTGATTCCCTCACCAGGACGCCGCGTCCACCTGTTCAGGGAGCGTCCCTGTCACAATGtaacaacacacactcagaggagAAGGCAGCCGTCCCTGATCGCCAACATATGGAGGCAAAA AATCAGATGCAGCATGACAGAATCAACCACACCCCCTCAGCCTTTAACA GCTCGGAGTCTAAGACAGAGGTCGGAGTGTCGTCCTGCCTGCTCACACCCACTGCTTCCCCGAGAGACTCTGGCATGTGTGAGGAACGAGGGATGAACGGAGGAGTCAGCAGTGGAGG GTTTATGAAGTCAGAGGGGGCCAGTGGGAGCCCGGTGGACTGGACGGTGTCTGATGTGGTCAGttatttcacagcagcaggtttcccTGAGCAGGCTACTGCTTTCAGGACCCAG GAAATCGATGGCAAGTCTCTTCTCCTCATGCAACGTAACGATGTTTTGACTGGCCTGTCAATCAGACTTGGCCCTGCCCTCAAGATCTATGAGCGTCATGTAAAGGttctgcagaaaacacactttGAGGATGACGACTGTTAA
- the zgc:136908 gene encoding transitional endoplasmic reticulum ATPase produces the protein MTSEGLWPVFAGKKQGEEEISRYICPGTHSKGEDYSTAILKQKHRPNRLIVDEALNEDNSIVSLSQNKTEELQLFRGDTVLLRGRKRREAVCIVLTDDTCSLERIRMNRVTRNNLRVRLGDVISIHACPDIKYGKRIHVLPIDDTIEGLTGNLFDVFLKPYFLEAYRPIHKDDIFLVRGSMRAVEFKVVETEPSPHCIVAPDTVIYCEGEPIKREDEEESLNDIGYDDIGGCRKQLAQIKEMVELPLRHPGLFKAIGVKPPRGILLYGPAGTGKTLVARAVANETGAFFFLINGPEIMSKLAGESESNLRKAFEEAEKNAPAIIFIDELDAIAPKREKTHGEVERRIVSQLLTLMDGLKQRAHVVVMAATNRPNSVDPALRRFGRFDREIDIGIPDTTGRLEILQIHTKNMKLADDIDLERIATDTHGHVGADLAALCSEAALQAIRKKMILIDLEDESIDADLLNSLAVTMDDFQWALSQSNPSALRETVAEVPQVNWADIGGLDEVKKELQELVQYPVEYPDKFLKFGMTPSRGVLFYGPPGCGKTLLAKAIATECQANFVSIKGPEMLTMWFGESEANVRDVFDKARQAAPCILFFDELDSIAKSRGGGAGDGSGAADRVINQILTEMDGMSDKKNVFIIGATNRPDIIDSAILRPGRLDQLIYIPLPDKPSRRAILNANLRKSPVARDVDLDYLSGITDGFSGADLTEICQRACKLAIREAIEAEIKAERQRQNRPGIPMDEDFDPVPEIRKDHFEEAMRFARRSVSDNDIRKYEMFAQTLQQSRGFGNFRFPSATGNRPGGQGSDSGSGRPGLYREENNDDLYQ, from the exons ATGACCAGCGAGGGACTCTGGCCTGTATTTGCTGGTAAGAAGCAGGGGGAGGAGGAAATATCACGCTATATCTGTCCTGGGACACACTCCAAG GGAGAAGATTACTCCACCGCCATCCTAAAGCAGAAACACAGACCCAACAGGCTCATTGTGGACGAAGCTCTCAATGAAGACAACAGCATTGTCAGCCTGTcacag AATAAgacagaggagctgcagctcttCCGGGGGGACACGGTATTGCTGAGAGGGAGGAAGCGGCGCGAAGCGGTGTGCATTGTGCTGACTGATGACACCTGTAGCCTTGAACGAATCCGCATGAATCGTGTGACACGCAACAACCTGCGTGTCCGGCtcggtgatgtcatcag TATTCATGCCTGCCCTGATATCAAGTATGGGAAAAGGATCCATGTCCTCCCTATAGATGACACCATTGAGGGCCTGACAGGAAACCTCTTTGATGTTTTTCTCAAGCCGTATTTTCTGGAGGCGTACCGGCCCATACATAAAG ATGACATCTTCCTGGTGAGGGGGAGCATGCGGGCGGTGGAGTTCAAGGTGGTGGAGACTGAGCCCAGCCCTCACTGCATTGTTGCCCCAGACACCGTCATCTACTGCGAGGGAGAGCCAATCAAAAGAGAG GACGAGGAGGAGAGCCTTAATGACATCGGCTACGACGACATTGGAGGCTGTCGGAAGCAGCTGGCTCAGATTAAAGAGATGGTGGAGCTTCCTCTCAGACACCCCGGGCTTTTCAAGGCTATAGGAGTTAAG CCCCCCAGAGGTATCCTGCTGTACGGCCCTGCGGGCACAGGAAAGACCCTGGTGGCCCGGGCTGTAGCCAACGAAACTGGTGCCTTCTTCTTCCTCATCAATG GTCCGGAGATCATGAGCAAGCTGGCGGGAGAGTCAGAGAGCAACCTAAGGAAGGCGTTTGAGGAGGCGGAGAAAAATGCTCCGGCCATCATCTTTATTGATGAGCTGGACGCCATCGCTCCCAAGAGAGAGAAG acccATGGTGAGGTGGAGAGGCGTATTGTCTCCCAGCTCCTGACCCTGATGGACGGCCTGAAGCAGAGAGCTCATGTAGTTGTCATGGCAGCCACAAACCGACCAAACAGCGTGGACCCTGCTCTGAGACGCTTTG GCAGGTTTGACCGGGAGATTGACATTGGAATCCCTGATACGACCGGCAGACTGGAGATCCTTCAGATtcacaccaaaaacatgaaactgGCAGACGACATCGACCTGGAGAGG ATTGCCACGGACACCCACGGTCATGTAGGCGCCGACCTGGCCGCTCTGTGCTCAGAAGCTGCTCTGCAAGCCATCCGCAAGAAGATGATCCTCATAGACCTGGAGGACGAATCCATTGATGCTGACCTGCTCAACTCATTGGCTGTCACCATGGACGACttccag TGGGCGCTGAGTCAGAGCAACCCATCAGCTCTGAGAGAGACTGTTGCAGAGGTGCCTCAGGTGAACTGGGCGGACATCGGAGGCCTGGACGAGGTCAAGAAAGAACTGCAAGAGCTCGTTCAG TACCCTGTCGAGTATCCTGACAAGTTCCTGAAGTTTGGTATGACTCCATCTCGTGGAGTGCTGTTCTACGGCCCGCCGGGCTGTGGGAAAACCCTGCTGGCTAAGGCCATCGCCACCGAGTGCCAAGCAAACTTTGTCTCCATCAAAGGACCTGAGATGCTTACCATGTGGTTTGGAGAATCAGAGGCCAATGTCAGAGATGTGTTTGATAAA GCCAGACAAGCAGCCCCTTGCATCTTGTTTTTCGATGAGTTAGACTCCATTGCCAAATCCAGAGGAGGCGGAGCTGGGGATGGAAGTGGTGCAGCTGACAGGGTCATAAACCAGATACTCACTGAGATGGACGGCATGTCGGACAAAAAGAATGTTTTCATTATTGGAGCCACAAACAG ACCCGACATCATAGACTCTGCCATCCTGCGGCCGGGCCGCTTAGACCAGCTCATCTACATCCCGCTCCCAGACAAACCATCTCGCAGAGCAATCCTAAACGCCAACCTACGCAAGTCCCCTGTCGCACGA GATGTGGACCTTGACTACCTGTCCGGCATCACAGACGGTTTCTCTGGAGCTGACCTGACAGAGATTTGCCAGCGGGCCTGTAAACTAGCCATCCGCGAGGCCATCGAGGCCGAGATCAAGGCTGAACGTCAGAGGCAGAACAGACCAGGCATCCCCATG GATGAAGACTTTGATCCAGTCCCAGAGATCAGGAAAGACCACTTTGAAGAGGCAATGCGATTCGCTCGTCGCTCTGTCAGTGACAATGACATACGCAAATACGAAATGTTTGCTCAAACTCTGCAGCAGAGCCGAGGTTTTGGAAACTTCAG GTTCCCCTCTGCTACCGGTAACCGGCCtggaggtcaggggtcagactCTGGGTCAGGGAGGCCAGGCCTGTACAGAGAGGAAAACAATGATGATCTCTATCAGTGA
- the samd1b gene encoding sterile alpha motif domain-containing protein 1 isoform X1, with protein MSEPNKYREWILETIDSLRSRKARPDLERICRMVRRRHGSDPDRTRTELEKLIQEQTVLKVSYKGSISYRNAAKVQRKSRKKSEFTAAGSSSAEAVRERTKHDHLNNNGDSAHSFTDQEEGEEDSEPSPDPNTQTPASCADKKLKPASSSPSSGNGCLSCGATTGCAVGSGCKEEKASALRDKGLGQQGAGDCPSPGLSHKTNAHDGGDASRLTPSKADAVLGEKELSGDDTHNKTCSGSVNNLPQQQRLKPASQPLKPKLRVGAGGTKTAGNHANSDLGDRLVASVRSLSERSIRGGSSAATRGHMKPLGLKEILGYLSSQERLSEEKLTRGKVKVVMEREVARGRLRRTRCGNITLPLRRMVVEEPTAERLIKSALQDKHTVKKPPSPSLQEHEPMEAASEEEDREEEEEEVEEEDPRSSDEEGGLSPVAMTTDPELIEKTTEEAEIQAALKQESLHQQQHSAKEMCGLDSLTRTPRPPVQGASLSQCNNTHSEEKAAVPDRQHMEAKVSNQMQHDRINHTPSAFNSSESKTEVGVSSCLLTPTASPRDSGMCEERGMNGGVSSGGFMKSEGASGSPVDWTVSDVVSYFTAAGFPEQATAFRTQEIDGKSLLLMQRNDVLTGLSIRLGPALKIYERHVKVLQKTHFEDDDC; from the exons ATGTCCGAGCCCAATAAGTACCGGGAGTGGATCCTGGAAACAATCGACTCCCTCCGCTCGAGGAAAGCCCGTCCGGATCTGGAGAGGATTTGTCGAATGGTCCGAAGACGACACGGGTCAGACCCGGACCGAACCAGGACAGAACTGGAAAAACTGATTCAAGAGCAGACGGTGCTCAAAGTTAGCTACAAGGGCTCAATATCATACAGAAACGCGGCGAAGGTGCAGAGGAAAAGCAGAAAGAAGAGTGAGTTTACGGCCGCTGGCAGCAGCAGCGCGGAGGCAGTGAGGGAGCGGACCAAACACGACCATCTGAACAACAACGGCGACAGTGCGCACAGCTTCACCGaccaggaggagggagaggaggactCGGAGCCCAGCCCAGATCCCAACACTCAAACACCAGCCAGCTGCGCCGACAAGAAGCTCAAGCCTGCTTCCTCCAGCCCAAGTAGCGGAAACGGGTGCCTCAGTTGTGGCGCAACAACGGGCTGCGCTGTCGGGAGCGGCTGCAAAGAGGAGAAAGCAAGTGCACTGAGAGACAAGGGATTAGGACAGCAGGGAGCGGGGGACTGCCCGTCGCCCGGTCTCAGTCACAAAACAAACGCACACGACGGCGGCGATGCCAGCAGGTTAACACCGAGCAAAGCTGATGCAGTTCTTGGGGAGAAAGAGCTGTCCGGAGATGACACCCACAACAAAACTTGCTCCGGGAGCGTTAACAACCTCCCGCAACAACAGAGACTGAAGCCAGCTTCTCAGCCCCTCAAGCCCAAACTTCGAGTCGGAGCAGGGGGCACCAAAACAGCGGGGAACCACGCCAACTCCGACCTGGGCGACAGATTGGTGGCTTCTGTTCGCAGCCTGTCCGAGCGCAGCATCCGAGGGGGGTCCTCCGCCGCGACCAGAGGCCACATGAAGCCGCTCGGACTGAAGGAGATTTTGGGCTATCTGAGCAGCCAGGAGCGGCTGTCGGAGGAGAAGCTGACCCGAGGCAAAGTCAAAGTGGTGATGGAGAGAGAGGTGGCGAGGGGCAGGCTGCGCAGGACCCGCTGCGGGAACATTACTCTTCCTCTGAGGAGGATGGTGGTGGAGGAGCCGACGGCTGAGAGACTTATAAAGAGCGCACTGCAGGACAAGCACACCGTGAAGAAG CCGCCGTCCCCCTCTCTCCAGGAGCATGAGCCGATGGAAGCAGCCAGTGAAGAAGAGGAtcgggaggaggaagaggaggaggtggaggaggaggatccCCGGAGTTCTGATGAGGAGGGAGGACTATCCCCAGTAGCCATGACAACCGACCCAGAGCTCATTgagaaaaccacagaagaagctGAGATCCAGGCAGCATTGAAGCAGGAGAgcctccaccagcagcagcacagtgctaaag AGATGTGCGGTCTTGATTCCCTCACCAGGACGCCGCGTCCACCTGTTCAGGGAGCGTCCCTGTCACAATGtaacaacacacactcagaggagAAGGCAGCCGTCCCTGATCGCCAACATATGGAGGCAAAAGTAAGT AATCAGATGCAGCATGACAGAATCAACCACACCCCCTCAGCCTTTAACA GCTCGGAGTCTAAGACAGAGGTCGGAGTGTCGTCCTGCCTGCTCACACCCACTGCTTCCCCGAGAGACTCTGGCATGTGTGAGGAACGAGGGATGAACGGAGGAGTCAGCAGTGGAGG GTTTATGAAGTCAGAGGGGGCCAGTGGGAGCCCGGTGGACTGGACGGTGTCTGATGTGGTCAGttatttcacagcagcaggtttcccTGAGCAGGCTACTGCTTTCAGGACCCAG GAAATCGATGGCAAGTCTCTTCTCCTCATGCAACGTAACGATGTTTTGACTGGCCTGTCAATCAGACTTGGCCCTGCCCTCAAGATCTATGAGCGTCATGTAAAGGttctgcagaaaacacactttGAGGATGACGACTGTTAA